The Brassica oleracea var. oleracea cultivar TO1000 unplaced genomic scaffold, BOL UnpScaffold01000, whole genome shotgun sequence genome includes the window TCTTCTATCTAATTCCTCCGGcctttaaaataattacaacATGAATATAAGCACACCGGCTGCAACCGGTGGTCACAAATTTGCCAACAAGTTAGTCTATGAATATATAATTACGAGATGGAGTAATAAGTGTTGCGTTACAAATTTCCCAAAAAGAAATGTAGAATTACATAACCAATTTACGGTTGCGTCATTCCAAAATTGtgattaatcaaaacataagtaaatcTACCAATTAAGTTTTGCCACATCATTTAAgaaataacaataatttaaaataataaaacaaaaaataaatgaaaagcaAAAGGATATACATTGCACATTAACAAAACATAAGTCAGTCTACCAATTAAGTTTTGTTACAAAACatactattttaattgttttaaaaacatactATCTTAACATAACAAACTAATCATCTTCTTTTCATGCGTACGGGTATAATACAAGTGAGATTATAGTTCTCGTGTACGCCTATCTCCGATTCTCTGTCTCCTGCTTTAGCGTGAGTCTCTATTATGTCTTTGATTTACAGAatcaaatataatgttttcGAAAAAAGCAACTTCTTCTAAGGGTTCTAGCTCCAAGGGTTCCAGCTCCAAGGGTTCCAGCTCCGAGGGATCTACCACTGACCATAGTCCCATTGTGGTCAATACTGTGTGGGACCAAGATAACGCGAAGCTACCTCCTTCCCCCTACCAGATTACTAACCTTAGAGGTTTCATCGAGATGTCATTGAAGAGAATAAACCCAAGATTTCAGTTGGGTGAATTAGTCGCAACTGGCTCCAAAAACCTTTTCTTTCCTCCTGATATCGAATATCGCCGACTCAGTAGAAGAAACATGTTGTGTGAAGGTGATCCAAAATCACCTAACTGTTATGATTTCATCGTAGAAGATGACGACAGCAACGAAGGTAGAAAAAATccaatttagtattttttagttttcttttttagtttttaattgtgttattattttctttttttcagtaAAAGTAATGAGAAATACTGATATCGCGGATATGGAAATAATCAAGGACATAATCTTGAGAGCCCATGGAAAGGAGAAGCATATCTTGATTCTCGCCGGGGACAAGGATTATCTACATCTCATTCAGCAATTTACACTTGGTACTGGTATAGCATTTATGTTAGCAGTAAACGATGTGGCTGACCCGCGACTTCTTAATGCACCATGCACAATTTTACGATGGAATTCTGTGGTTTATGGACAAAATCCTTTTGCATGAGTGATAGGATGCAATGATCGTATGCTATGGTTTATGGAGGAGCCCCTTTTACCATGGAATACTatgttttataatctttttcttaaattttaatgtttatgacATCAATAATCAGTTTAATTAAGCAGCTGttattttttctatgttttatgaGGGCTAGACCCCTTTTGTACTCCTTTTCTATGTTGTACTCCTTATTTAAGTTTAACTAGAGCTTAACCCGTGCATCCGCACGGGTGTTTGTTTTAATATGAtagatgtattaatttttttacaacataaaTATGTGTCTGTATGGATGTTTATTcgatttgtaatatataatatttatgacaGATCAATGGTTTTTAATTAACTATAATTTGTTGGTTTCTCATATAAAAccgataaaataatattttgtataacatATTCGtcaattaaaaatgtttaattacagtaaccatttatatatatttattttatatataaaaacaccaattattatatttatgtatattaataaatttattttcaaaataaaatattttatgtcgaataaaatgtaattttgttttattaagatagatagaaaatatatataaaaaaattattttgtttagatgAGATTTAggtattaaataaaatgatgtgcacattttattcaaatactcaactattaaaattttcCCTATATGGAtggtaactaattttatatataatatttttattttattacctaatattatttttataaataattttatatggatggtaactaattttataaataatatttttattttattacctaatattatttttataaataattttatatggatggtaactaattttatatataatatttttattttattacctaatattatttttataaataattttatatggatggtaactaattttatatataatatttttattttattacctaatattatttttataaataattttatatggatggtaactaattttatatataatatttttattttattacctaatattatttttataaataattttatatggatggtaactaattttatatataatatttttattttattacctaatattatttttataaataattttatatggatggtaactaattttataaataacattcCGGAtatcctataaatattctaacTGTTAGTAGCACATACTTAAATATGGAATGTAAATAATACTGAATTTTTTGATGAGAAATAATAACATAATATCCAAATCGTTGTTACCAAAGCCGTATATAtctatcttttatagaaaaccAACAGTAAAACATATAGCCAGAATGTAAGActcaaactaattaaataacatatattaacttcttgatatattattaatatctttataaccACACAAATATCTATAAATTGTGTGTATTTTTTGCAATCTGGTATCAAACCAATCCTTgatatttgtttacttaatcTACTAACATATAATAACTTATCTCCGCAAAGAAGACTCACAAACTATGTAACTGTTGTAGACCGAATTCAAAAAGTCttacaaagttataatttataatctgtatgatatatgttttgcaTATATCAAATTGGTTTAAGATTAGatcaaaattgataaatattttattaaaccgGATTAAACCATTTTAACTATAAACAGGTCTACGTAAGtgatataaatgaaaaaaagtgATATAGATGGTTTCATTGTCCAAATGTGAAATAGTCGAaatatcgatttttt containing:
- the LOC106320655 gene encoding uncharacterized protein LOC106320655; translation: MFSKKATSSKGSSSKGSSSKGSSSEGSTTDHSPIVVNTVWDQDNAKLPPSPYQITNLRGFIEMSLKRINPRFQLGELVATGSKNLFFPPDIEYRRLSRRNMLCEGDPKSPNCYDFIVEDDDSNEVKVMRNTDIADMEIIKDIILRAHGKEKHILILAGDKDYLHLIQQFTLGTGIAFMLAVNDVADPRLLNAPCTILRWNSVVYGQNPFA